The following proteins come from a genomic window of Actinomarinicola tropica:
- a CDS encoding NAD(P)/FAD-dependent oxidoreductase — translation MIDVVVVGAGPAGTAAALTLHRAGLDVVVIDKARFPRDKTCGDGLTTLALRELEALGLPPADVASWIDVPRMFLHSPARRIVTLPLPEGPGTYAAVARRADLDAALVDLARSEGVTVLEGAALRSATRVDDSVEVAVEGHEPVRARWAIGADGMWSPLRKALGVHDPGYRGEWHAFRQYFRDTGPGTRDLHVWFEPDLLPGYAWSFPLPDGGANVGFGVLRGHHLDGGALARLWPDLLERAPIRRVLGPRAEPEGPHRAWPIPAGIDAATLGTGRALFVGDAARAADVMTGEGIGQALLTGRLAAEAVIAGGRAPAADVVRRYTDEVRRELAADHRMASALGTILAQRWGAEAAIAVVGLHPWTRRNVGRWLFEDSPRGIALTPRRWRRGALSGPPAYAGAPAVPSDRT, via the coding sequence ATGATCGACGTCGTCGTCGTCGGCGCCGGTCCGGCGGGCACAGCGGCGGCGCTCACGTTGCACCGGGCCGGGCTCGACGTGGTCGTCATCGACAAGGCGAGGTTCCCCCGCGACAAGACCTGCGGCGACGGGCTCACCACGCTCGCCCTGCGCGAGCTGGAGGCGCTCGGACTCCCACCGGCGGACGTGGCGTCGTGGATCGACGTGCCGCGGATGTTCCTCCACTCGCCCGCGCGCCGGATCGTCACCCTCCCGCTGCCCGAGGGTCCGGGCACGTACGCCGCGGTCGCCCGCCGGGCCGACCTCGACGCTGCGCTCGTCGACCTCGCCCGCTCGGAGGGGGTCACGGTCCTCGAGGGAGCGGCCCTCCGCTCGGCGACGCGTGTCGACGACTCGGTGGAGGTGGCCGTCGAGGGCCACGAGCCGGTGCGCGCCCGCTGGGCGATCGGGGCTGACGGCATGTGGTCGCCGCTGCGCAAGGCGCTCGGCGTCCACGATCCCGGCTACCGGGGCGAGTGGCACGCGTTCCGGCAGTACTTCCGCGACACCGGACCCGGCACCCGCGACCTCCACGTCTGGTTCGAGCCCGACCTGCTGCCCGGCTACGCCTGGTCGTTCCCGCTCCCGGACGGCGGGGCCAACGTCGGCTTCGGCGTGCTGCGCGGGCACCACCTCGACGGCGGCGCGCTCGCCCGCCTGTGGCCCGACCTCCTGGAGCGCGCACCGATCCGGCGGGTCCTCGGCCCTCGAGCCGAGCCCGAGGGTCCGCACCGGGCGTGGCCGATCCCCGCGGGGATCGACGCCGCGACGCTCGGGACCGGCCGGGCGCTGTTCGTCGGCGACGCCGCACGCGCCGCCGACGTGATGACCGGCGAGGGGATCGGTCAGGCCCTCCTCACCGGACGCCTGGCCGCGGAAGCCGTCATCGCCGGTGGCCGGGCTCCGGCCGCCGACGTCGTCCGGCGCTACACCGACGAGGTGCGCCGCGAGCTCGCCGCGGACCACCGGATGGCGTCCGCGCTCGGCACGATCCTCGCCCAGCGGTGGGGCGCCGAAGCGGCGATCGCCGTCGTCGGGCTGCACCCCTGGACGCGCCGCAACGTGGGCCGCTGGCTGTTCGAGGACTCCCCCCGTGGCATCGCGCTGACGCCACGCCGCTGGCGCCGGGGCGCGCTCAGCGGCCCGCCCGCGTACGCCGGCGCACCTGCGGTCCCGTCGGACCGGACCTAG
- a CDS encoding VanW family protein, producing MLQTIRGRWALVWGAGALLLLYGLLMAASFLDPGFAGEDVERNVTLAGEDISGLDAEDLERAVERIAAERQDLRIVLDTGSGTATTDARSLGLSVDHDATIEQVDEGEGPLLTRPFRWIGSFVGQRDVPLRHQVDESVLRSSLSETELPGVTEASEPSLEGDANGVRAVAGTPGAGVDAADLADALQDAADAADPALDTVRVRAPLTEIAPLVSDEQADAAARDAEAATASPPTVVVGAVERPLDVTALRSWLVLEADDPSEVDWTLDESLAAPALAELYADAGTAGTDASFTVQDGVVQIVGGENPTTCCGDGSVERLDDALHDRAETVDLELIPAESERDREWAEGLGIVEEVASFTTTHTCCQNRVTNIHLIADATRGVVIPPGETFSLNEHVGQRTAEKGYLPAGGITNGVVVDQLGGGISQFTTTLFNAAFFAGLDFGEYQAHSIYFSRYPYGREATLSWPHPDLQIRNTSPYGVLIWPSYTDTEITVTLYSTKHVDVEQTGQTTEPQGVCTRVRTERTRRFLDGRVEVDTVGALYRRREGENCSGESSVPTTEPAAPAAPPPPPPAPPPPEAGG from the coding sequence GTGCTCCAGACCATCAGGGGGCGCTGGGCCCTGGTGTGGGGCGCCGGTGCGCTCCTGCTCCTCTACGGCCTGCTGATGGCGGCCTCCTTCCTCGATCCCGGGTTCGCCGGCGAGGACGTCGAGCGCAACGTCACCCTCGCCGGCGAGGACATCTCCGGGCTCGACGCCGAGGACCTCGAACGGGCCGTCGAGCGGATCGCCGCCGAGCGCCAGGACCTGCGCATCGTCCTCGACACCGGGTCCGGCACCGCGACCACCGACGCCCGCTCCCTCGGGCTGAGCGTCGACCACGACGCCACCATCGAGCAGGTCGACGAGGGAGAGGGCCCTCTGCTGACGCGCCCCTTCCGCTGGATCGGGAGCTTCGTCGGCCAGCGCGACGTCCCCCTCCGCCACCAGGTCGACGAGTCCGTCCTGCGCTCCTCGCTCAGCGAGACGGAGCTGCCCGGCGTCACCGAGGCGAGCGAACCGTCGCTCGAGGGCGACGCCAACGGCGTGCGGGCGGTCGCCGGCACGCCCGGTGCCGGTGTCGACGCCGCCGACCTGGCCGACGCCCTGCAGGACGCAGCCGACGCGGCGGACCCCGCGCTCGACACCGTCCGGGTCCGCGCACCGCTCACCGAGATCGCCCCGCTCGTGTCCGACGAGCAGGCCGACGCCGCGGCGCGCGACGCGGAAGCGGCCACCGCCTCCCCGCCCACGGTCGTGGTGGGTGCGGTCGAGCGCCCCCTCGACGTGACCGCCCTCCGGTCGTGGCTGGTGCTCGAGGCCGACGACCCGTCGGAGGTCGACTGGACCCTCGACGAGTCGCTGGCGGCGCCCGCTCTCGCCGAGCTGTACGCCGACGCCGGGACGGCGGGCACCGACGCCAGCTTCACCGTGCAGGACGGCGTGGTGCAGATCGTCGGCGGCGAGAACCCGACGACCTGCTGCGGCGACGGCAGCGTCGAACGCCTCGACGACGCCCTCCACGACCGGGCCGAGACCGTCGACCTCGAGCTCATCCCCGCCGAGAGCGAGCGGGACCGGGAGTGGGCCGAGGGCCTCGGCATCGTCGAGGAGGTGGCGAGCTTCACCACCACCCACACGTGCTGCCAGAACCGGGTGACGAACATCCACCTCATCGCCGACGCCACGCGCGGCGTCGTCATCCCACCGGGCGAGACGTTCTCGCTCAACGAGCACGTCGGCCAGCGCACGGCCGAGAAGGGCTACCTGCCCGCCGGCGGCATCACGAACGGCGTCGTCGTCGACCAGCTCGGCGGCGGCATCTCGCAGTTCACCACGACGCTGTTCAACGCCGCCTTCTTCGCGGGGCTCGACTTCGGCGAGTACCAGGCCCACTCGATCTACTTCTCGCGCTACCCCTACGGGCGCGAGGCCACGTTGTCGTGGCCCCACCCGGACCTCCAGATCCGCAACACCTCCCCCTACGGCGTCCTCATCTGGCCGAGCTACACCGACACCGAGATCACGGTGACCCTCTACTCCACGAAGCACGTCGACGTGGAGCAGACAGGCCAGACCACCGAGCCCCAGGGCGTGTGCACCCGCGTGCGCACCGAGCGCACCCGGCGCTTCCTCGACGGGCGCGTCGAGGTCGACACCGTCGGCGCGCTCTACCGCCGGCGCGAGGGCGAGAACTGCTCGGGCGAGTCGAGCGTGCCGACGACCGAGCCCGCGGCGCCGGCCGCTCCGCCACCCCCTCCCCCGGCTCCCCCGCCGCCCGAGGCCGGCGGATGA
- a CDS encoding SDR family oxidoreductase, whose translation MGILDGRVAIITGAGRGIGREHALMMAEQGAKVVVNDLGAEMDGSGGGTGPAGEVVEEIRGMGGEAVVNGDDVSSWEGAQNMVNQAVETFGDLNVVVNNAGILRDRMLTNMTEEEWDAVIKVHLKGTFAPARWAAAYWREQSKAGKEVSGRIINTASPSGIYGNVGQTNYGAAKAGIASFTVIAALELARYGVTVNAIAPTALTRMTENLGMGQLPEEAKEQMSPRWISPIVTWLASDEAKNVTGRVFDVSGRYLGIAEGWHRGPTADPVDDPAQLGAVVDQLMKDARLNADMSGKDAEGPGRPGKGI comes from the coding sequence ATGGGAATCCTCGACGGTCGAGTCGCCATCATCACCGGCGCCGGTCGCGGCATCGGTCGCGAGCACGCGCTGATGATGGCCGAGCAGGGTGCGAAGGTCGTCGTGAACGACCTCGGCGCGGAGATGGACGGCAGCGGCGGTGGCACCGGCCCCGCCGGCGAGGTCGTCGAGGAGATCCGCGGCATGGGCGGCGAGGCCGTCGTGAACGGCGACGACGTCTCCTCCTGGGAAGGCGCCCAGAACATGGTCAACCAGGCCGTCGAGACCTTCGGCGACCTCAACGTGGTCGTGAACAACGCCGGCATCCTCCGGGACCGCATGCTCACGAACATGACCGAGGAGGAGTGGGACGCGGTCATCAAGGTGCACCTGAAGGGCACCTTCGCTCCTGCCCGCTGGGCCGCCGCCTACTGGCGCGAGCAGTCGAAGGCCGGCAAGGAGGTCTCGGGCCGCATCATCAACACCGCGTCCCCGTCGGGCATCTACGGCAACGTCGGCCAGACCAACTACGGCGCGGCGAAGGCCGGCATCGCCAGCTTCACCGTCATCGCCGCCCTGGAGCTCGCCCGCTACGGCGTCACCGTCAACGCCATCGCCCCCACGGCGCTCACCCGCATGACCGAGAACCTCGGCATGGGGCAGCTGCCCGAGGAGGCGAAGGAGCAGATGTCGCCGCGTTGGATCTCGCCGATCGTCACCTGGCTGGCGTCCGACGAGGCGAAGAACGTCACCGGTCGCGTCTTCGACGTGAGCGGCCGCTACCTCGGCATCGCCGAGGGCTGGCACCGCGGCCCGACCGCCGACCCGGTCGACGATCCGGCCCAGCTCGGCGCGGTCGTCGATCAGCTCATGAAGGACGCCCGCCTCAACGCCGACATGAGCGGCAAGGACGCCGAGGGCCCCGGCCGTCCCGGCAAGGGCATCTAG
- a CDS encoding MaoC/PaaZ C-terminal domain-containing protein: MPINPDAVGSKGEPGRRSWNSKDALLYAVSVGAGSLDPVTQELEFTTENTKGVQQRVLPTMAVVLGAGRGAMGKVGTFNPAMLVHGEQAITLHREIPVEGELEAESEIVGIYDKGKGAVIVTESHSKLVDTDEPLFSTRSSVFISGEGGFGGDRGPSGPTNVPPERAPDHEVTYSTRPDQALTYRLNGDRNPLHSDKQFSDIGGFPKPILHGLCTYGFTGRALLHSLCDGDPARFRHMEGRFASPVLPGDDLTVRMWRTGDGEALFTTSVGDKTVISGGLCRFD; encoded by the coding sequence ATGCCCATCAACCCGGACGCTGTCGGCTCCAAGGGTGAGCCGGGTCGGCGCAGCTGGAACAGCAAGGACGCACTGCTCTACGCGGTGAGCGTCGGCGCCGGCAGCCTCGACCCGGTCACCCAGGAGCTCGAGTTCACGACCGAGAACACCAAGGGCGTGCAGCAGCGCGTCCTGCCCACCATGGCCGTGGTCCTCGGCGCCGGTCGCGGCGCCATGGGCAAGGTCGGGACCTTCAACCCGGCCATGCTCGTCCACGGCGAGCAGGCGATCACCTTGCACCGCGAGATCCCCGTCGAGGGCGAGCTCGAGGCCGAGAGCGAGATCGTCGGCATCTACGACAAGGGGAAGGGCGCGGTCATCGTGACCGAGTCCCACTCCAAGCTGGTCGACACCGACGAGCCGCTGTTCAGCACCCGCTCGTCGGTGTTCATCAGCGGCGAGGGCGGCTTCGGCGGCGATCGGGGCCCGTCGGGCCCCACGAACGTCCCGCCCGAGCGGGCGCCGGACCACGAGGTCACCTACTCGACCCGGCCCGACCAGGCGCTCACGTACCGCCTGAACGGCGACCGCAACCCGCTGCACTCGGACAAGCAGTTCTCCGACATCGGCGGGTTCCCGAAGCCGATCCTGCACGGGCTGTGCACCTACGGCTTCACGGGTCGGGCGCTGCTCCACTCGCTCTGCGACGGCGATCCCGCCCGGTTCCGGCACATGGAGGGGCGCTTCGCCTCGCCGGTGCTGCCAGGCGACGACCTCACGGTCCGCATGTGGCGGACCGGTGACGGCGAGGCCCTGTTCACCACCTCGGTGGGGGACAAGACGGTCATCAGCGGCGGGCTCTGCCGCTTCGACTGA
- a CDS encoding DUF427 domain-containing protein, with translation MSSGHTVTIAPADAHVEVRLGDVVLADSRRALRLDETGLPPRYYVPKDDVRMDLLEPTTFHTTCPFKGQASYWSVEVAGTRHDGLAWAYETPIDGATDIAGHLSFYPDRAEVRVDGDAI, from the coding sequence ATGAGCTCAGGTCACACCGTCACGATCGCCCCCGCCGACGCCCACGTGGAGGTGCGTCTGGGCGATGTCGTCCTCGCCGACAGCCGCCGCGCGCTGCGCCTGGACGAGACCGGGCTCCCGCCCCGGTACTACGTCCCGAAGGACGACGTCCGGATGGACCTGCTCGAGCCCACGACGTTCCACACGACGTGCCCGTTCAAGGGCCAGGCGTCCTACTGGTCGGTCGAGGTCGCCGGCACGCGCCACGACGGCCTGGCCTGGGCCTACGAGACGCCCATCGACGGCGCGACCGACATCGCCGGCCACCTGTCGTTCTACCCCGACCGCGCCGAGGTGCGGGTCGACGGCGACGCGATCTAG
- a CDS encoding aromatic ring-hydroxylating oxygenase subunit alpha, whose product MVLLSGTGNAAAIRCPYHLWTYSWDGSLVAAPQTAGLDGFDRSEVCLPRLAVETWQGFVLVNTDLDAEPLAPQLVGLDERLAGLRIDEMVRVGAIEWDQPWNWKTTFENYAESYHHQGVHPDTLQPIFPGERSLPATGGDAPWLALDHESTVEGVEPILVLAVFPLLWPTVVRPDSMVWLRIEPHGPARSTLTTEVFVLPELADDEEVVAGHLEATRAVNAQDEVPNRGVAAGLASRYATTPVLHPLEAGIDHFTRWYLQRMGADA is encoded by the coding sequence ATGGTCCTGCTGAGCGGGACCGGCAACGCCGCGGCGATCCGGTGCCCGTACCACCTCTGGACCTACTCGTGGGACGGCAGCCTCGTCGCGGCGCCGCAGACGGCAGGGCTCGACGGGTTCGACCGGTCGGAGGTCTGCCTGCCGCGCCTGGCCGTCGAGACCTGGCAGGGCTTCGTTCTCGTCAACACCGACCTCGACGCCGAGCCGCTCGCCCCGCAGCTCGTCGGCCTGGACGAACGGCTCGCGGGGCTCCGGATCGACGAGATGGTCCGCGTCGGCGCCATCGAGTGGGACCAGCCCTGGAACTGGAAGACCACGTTCGAGAACTACGCCGAGTCCTACCACCACCAAGGCGTGCACCCCGACACCCTCCAACCGATCTTCCCCGGGGAGCGCTCCCTGCCCGCGACCGGGGGCGACGCGCCGTGGCTGGCGCTCGACCACGAGTCCACGGTCGAGGGGGTCGAGCCCATCCTCGTGCTGGCCGTGTTCCCGCTCCTGTGGCCGACCGTCGTGCGGCCCGACTCGATGGTCTGGCTGCGGATCGAGCCCCACGGACCGGCACGGTCCACACTCACCACCGAGGTGTTCGTGCTCCCCGAGCTCGCCGACGACGAGGAGGTCGTGGCCGGCCACCTCGAGGCCACCCGTGCCGTGAACGCCCAGGACGAGGTGCCGAACCGGGGTGTGGCCGCCGGCCTCGCGAGCCGCTACGCCACGACGCCGGTCCTGCATCCGCTCGAGGCGGGCATCGACCACTTCACCCGCTGGTACCTCCAGCGCATGGGAGCCGACGCGTGA
- the nucS gene encoding endonuclease NucS: MRLVIARCSVDYAGRLTAHLPEAVRLIMVKADGCVAIHADGGAYKPLNWMNAPNRLVEGDGEWTVVNPKGEQLTITLHEVLSDSSHEMGVDPGLSKDGVEAHLQELLAANTGTLAEGLSLVRREYPTDIGPVDLMCRDADGRLVAIEVKRRGEIDGVEQLTRYLTLLRSDPAMADVQGMFVAQVIKPQARTLAATRGITCVEVDYDELRGIESNELRLF; encoded by the coding sequence ATGCGCCTCGTGATCGCCCGCTGCTCCGTCGACTACGCCGGACGCCTCACCGCCCACCTCCCCGAAGCCGTGCGCCTCATCATGGTGAAGGCGGACGGCTGCGTCGCCATCCACGCCGACGGCGGCGCCTACAAGCCGCTCAACTGGATGAACGCCCCGAACCGCCTCGTGGAGGGCGACGGCGAGTGGACGGTCGTCAACCCGAAGGGCGAGCAGCTCACGATCACGCTGCACGAGGTGCTCTCGGACTCGAGCCACGAGATGGGGGTCGACCCGGGGCTCTCGAAGGACGGCGTGGAGGCGCACCTCCAGGAGCTCCTCGCCGCCAACACCGGCACGCTCGCCGAGGGTCTGTCGCTCGTCCGGCGCGAGTACCCCACCGACATCGGGCCGGTCGACCTCATGTGCCGCGACGCCGACGGCCGTCTCGTCGCGATCGAGGTGAAGCGCCGCGGCGAGATCGACGGTGTCGAGCAGCTGACCCGCTACCTGACGCTGCTGCGCAGCGACCCGGCGATGGCCGACGTCCAGGGCATGTTCGTCGCCCAGGTGATCAAGCCCCAGGCGCGCACGCTCGCCGCGACGCGCGGGATCACCTGCGTCGAGGTCGACTACGACGAGCTGCGCGGCATCGAGTCGAACGAGCTGCGCCTCTTCTAG
- a CDS encoding ABC1 kinase family protein: protein MRSPADLGIGSFSDDAPWTVVPDDMPWRRAVPTARAVVRRELPRLISPRQVPPLRRLAVVVLHLGRALIGWRLVEKRSGDRSRSRAGLSRRMRIAIEELGPTFIKLAQIISSGEGLFPNELVDEFKKCRDRVPPEPYDDVRRVVEEDLGAPLDVLFARFDPEPLAAASIAQVHTARLHTGEEVVVKVQRPTVAHLVHRDIEVMAWLAPFLVGRIPVTALANPPALVEVFAETITEELDFRVEAENMLDVARTFAALDQRGYVIPRPHPTMVTRRVLVMERLEGFAFDDVAGMHAAGLQTEAIIRTGMIGFMEGAMLHGIFHGDLHGGNLFVMRDGRTALLDFGITGRLSEPRRLAFLRLLLTASVNDIKGQLAALRDLGALPPDTDLDAVVVDLGLDRPPLDPTALTPDELISEIQDVVKALLGYGARMPKELMLFVKNMVFLDGAIARLAPDLDLFAEITQIAMYFTTRHGETIAKDIGVDPRSVELDLSGVKASFGVDPSVAESLTYRDLQARRELIRERFRKRGADLK, encoded by the coding sequence GTGCGATCGCCCGCCGACCTCGGGATCGGTTCCTTCTCCGACGACGCGCCGTGGACGGTCGTGCCCGACGACATGCCGTGGCGCCGGGCCGTCCCCACCGCACGTGCCGTCGTCCGCCGCGAGCTCCCCCGGCTGATCAGCCCCCGGCAGGTGCCGCCCCTGCGCCGGCTCGCCGTCGTCGTCCTCCACCTCGGCCGCGCCCTCATCGGCTGGCGGCTCGTCGAGAAGCGCAGCGGCGACCGATCCCGCTCGCGTGCCGGGCTCTCCCGGCGCATGCGCATCGCGATCGAGGAGCTCGGTCCCACCTTCATCAAGCTGGCCCAGATCATCTCCTCGGGTGAGGGCCTGTTCCCGAACGAGCTCGTCGACGAGTTCAAGAAGTGCCGCGACCGGGTCCCACCCGAGCCCTACGACGACGTCCGGCGCGTCGTCGAGGAGGACCTCGGCGCGCCCCTCGACGTCCTGTTCGCCCGCTTCGACCCCGAGCCGCTCGCCGCCGCGTCGATCGCCCAGGTCCACACCGCTCGCCTCCACACGGGCGAGGAGGTCGTCGTCAAGGTGCAGCGACCCACGGTCGCCCACCTCGTGCACCGCGACATCGAGGTGATGGCCTGGCTGGCGCCCTTCCTCGTCGGGCGCATCCCGGTCACCGCCCTCGCCAACCCGCCTGCCCTCGTGGAGGTGTTCGCCGAGACGATCACCGAGGAGCTCGACTTCCGCGTCGAGGCCGAGAACATGCTCGACGTCGCGCGGACCTTCGCGGCGCTCGACCAGCGCGGCTACGTCATCCCCCGCCCGCACCCGACGATGGTCACCCGTCGGGTCCTCGTCATGGAGCGCCTCGAGGGGTTCGCGTTCGACGACGTCGCCGGCATGCACGCCGCCGGGCTCCAGACCGAGGCGATCATCCGCACCGGCATGATCGGCTTCATGGAGGGGGCGATGCTGCACGGCATCTTCCACGGCGACCTCCACGGCGGGAACCTGTTCGTGATGCGCGACGGTCGCACCGCGCTGCTCGACTTCGGCATCACGGGCCGCCTCAGCGAGCCACGCCGGCTGGCGTTCCTGCGGCTGCTCCTCACCGCGAGCGTCAACGACATCAAGGGCCAGCTCGCCGCCCTGCGGGACCTCGGTGCCCTGCCGCCCGACACCGACCTCGACGCCGTCGTCGTCGACCTCGGCCTCGACCGCCCGCCGCTCGACCCGACGGCACTCACCCCCGACGAGCTCATCTCCGAGATCCAGGACGTGGTGAAGGCCCTGCTCGGCTACGGCGCCCGGATGCCGAAGGAGCTCATGCTCTTCGTGAAGAACATGGTCTTCCTCGACGGCGCCATCGCCCGCCTCGCTCCCGACCTCGACCTCTTCGCCGAGATCACCCAGATCGCCATGTACTTCACGACCCGCCACGGCGAGACGATCGCGAAGGACATCGGCGTCGATCCCCGCTCGGTGGAGCTCGACCTCAGCGGGGTCAAGGCCAGCTTCGGCGTCGATCCGTCCGTCGCGGAGAGCCTCACCTACCGCGACCTCCAGGCCCGGCGCGAGCTCATCCGGGAGCGCTTCCGCAAGCGCGGCGCCGACCTGAAGTAG
- a CDS encoding 3'(2'),5'-bisphosphate nucleotidase CysQ: MTGTVPSDAPSEELDDHAIAAQVATAAGELLTALRAELVDAGAPRWAIEQEGDRRAHELIMDALTELAPGDAVLSEEGRDHASRLTAERTWIVDPLDGTREYGELRHDFAVHVALVVDHAPVAGAVALPALATTLSTHPAPTLPPAPAHGPRLVVSRSRPAMICHVIADDLGGQLVPLGSAGAKAMAVVRGEAEIYAHAGGQYEWDSCAPVAVAAAAGLHVSRIDGSPLRYNRPDPWLPDLLICRPEHAERIIELVRARVGTSIEDDEAEMWA, translated from the coding sequence TTGACCGGAACCGTGCCCTCCGACGCGCCGAGCGAGGAGCTCGACGACCACGCCATCGCGGCGCAGGTGGCGACCGCCGCCGGCGAGCTCCTCACCGCGTTGCGCGCCGAGCTGGTGGATGCCGGCGCGCCGCGCTGGGCGATCGAGCAGGAAGGCGACCGCCGCGCCCACGAGCTCATCATGGACGCCCTCACCGAGCTCGCCCCCGGCGACGCCGTGCTGTCGGAGGAAGGGCGCGACCACGCCTCGCGGCTCACCGCCGAGCGCACCTGGATCGTCGATCCGCTCGACGGCACCCGCGAGTACGGCGAGCTCCGCCACGACTTCGCGGTCCACGTCGCCCTCGTCGTCGACCACGCCCCGGTCGCCGGCGCCGTGGCGCTCCCGGCCCTCGCGACGACGTTGTCGACCCACCCTGCGCCGACCCTGCCGCCCGCTCCCGCGCACGGTCCGCGCCTCGTCGTCAGCCGGAGCCGCCCGGCGATGATCTGCCACGTGATCGCCGACGACCTCGGCGGGCAGCTCGTGCCGCTCGGGTCGGCCGGGGCCAAGGCGATGGCCGTCGTCCGGGGCGAGGCCGAGATCTACGCCCACGCCGGCGGCCAGTACGAGTGGGACTCCTGCGCCCCCGTGGCGGTCGCCGCGGCCGCCGGGCTCCACGTCTCGCGCATCGACGGCAGCCCGCTGCGCTACAACCGGCCGGACCCGTGGCTCCCCGACCTCCTCATCTGCCGACCCGAGCACGCCGAGCGCATCATCGAGCTCGTCCGGGCGCGCGTCGGCACCTCGATCGAGGACGACGAAGCCGAGATGTGGGCATAG
- the ettA gene encoding energy-dependent translational throttle protein EttA, whose product MSAQFIYTMHKVSRFYPPDRTVLDNVSISFYPGAKIGVIGSNGAGKSSLLRIMAGLDDGYTGEARLTPGFTVGLLEQEPQLDPDKDVLGNVMDGVGETATLLSRYEAVLAGWSDPDADFEKLGAEQADLEAKIEAAGAWDLQRTIDIAMDALRLPPADADVTNLSGGERRRVALCRLLLARPDLLLLDEPTNHLDAESVAWLERFLKDYSGTVVAITHDRYFLDNVAGWILELDRGRGYPFEGNYSSWLEQKKARLAQEEKTESARQRTLARELEWVRMAPKARQAKGKARLSAYEAMLAEAQSSQGRDEALQISIPAGDRLGDVVIEAEHISKGFGDRLLVEDLSFTLPRAGIVGVIGPNGAGKTTLFRMITGSEEPDEGQLRIGPTVQLAYVDQSRDVLDPERTVYEEITGGADTIDVGGREMHGRAYVAGFNFKGSDQQKKVGVLSGGERNRVHLAKVLTSGGNVLLLDEPTNDLDVDTLRALEDGLESFPGCAVIISHDRWFLDRVATHVLAFEGDSQVRWFEGNFSEYEAFRRKELGAEADQPHRIKYKPLVRS is encoded by the coding sequence ATGAGCGCCCAATTCATCTACACGATGCACAAGGTCAGCAGGTTCTACCCGCCGGACCGCACGGTGCTCGACAACGTGAGCATCAGCTTCTACCCGGGCGCCAAGATCGGCGTCATCGGGTCCAACGGCGCGGGCAAGTCCTCGCTGTTGCGCATCATGGCCGGACTCGACGACGGCTACACGGGGGAGGCACGCCTCACCCCCGGGTTCACGGTGGGACTGCTCGAGCAGGAGCCGCAGCTCGACCCCGACAAGGACGTCCTCGGCAACGTGATGGACGGCGTCGGTGAGACCGCCACCCTCCTCTCCCGCTACGAAGCCGTCCTCGCCGGCTGGTCCGATCCCGACGCCGACTTCGAGAAGCTCGGCGCCGAGCAGGCCGACCTCGAGGCGAAGATCGAGGCCGCGGGCGCATGGGACCTCCAGCGCACCATCGACATCGCGATGGACGCGCTGCGGCTGCCGCCCGCCGACGCCGATGTGACGAACCTCTCCGGCGGCGAGCGGCGGCGCGTCGCTCTGTGCCGCCTGCTCCTCGCCCGCCCCGACCTCCTGCTCCTCGACGAGCCCACCAACCACCTCGACGCCGAGTCGGTCGCCTGGCTGGAGCGGTTCCTCAAGGACTACTCCGGCACCGTCGTCGCCATCACGCACGACCGCTACTTCCTCGACAACGTGGCGGGCTGGATCCTCGAGCTGGACCGTGGTCGTGGCTACCCGTTCGAGGGGAACTACAGCTCCTGGCTCGAGCAGAAGAAGGCCCGGCTGGCCCAGGAGGAGAAGACGGAGTCGGCGCGCCAGCGGACCCTGGCCCGCGAGCTCGAGTGGGTGCGGATGGCGCCGAAGGCCCGCCAGGCCAAGGGCAAGGCCCGTCTCAGCGCCTACGAGGCGATGCTCGCCGAGGCGCAGTCCTCCCAGGGACGCGACGAGGCGCTGCAGATCTCCATCCCCGCCGGCGACCGGCTCGGCGACGTCGTCATCGAGGCCGAGCACATCTCGAAGGGCTTCGGCGACCGGCTCCTCGTGGAGGACCTGAGCTTCACGCTCCCCCGCGCCGGCATCGTCGGCGTCATCGGTCCCAACGGCGCCGGCAAGACCACTCTGTTCCGGATGATCACCGGCTCCGAGGAGCCCGACGAAGGACAGCTCCGCATCGGTCCCACGGTGCAGCTGGCCTACGTCGACCAGTCCCGCGACGTCCTCGACCCGGAGCGGACGGTCTACGAGGAGATCACCGGCGGGGCCGACACCATCGACGTCGGTGGGCGCGAGATGCACGGCCGGGCCTACGTCGCCGGCTTCAACTTCAAGGGGTCCGACCAGCAGAAGAAGGTCGGCGTCCTCTCCGGTGGCGAGCGCAACCGCGTCCACCTCGCCAAGGTCCTCACCAGCGGCGGCAACGTCCTTCTCCTCGACGAGCCCACCAACGACCTGGACGTCGACACGCTGCGCGCCCTCGAGGACGGGCTCGAGTCCTTCCCGGGTTGCGCGGTGATCATCAGCCACGACCGCTGGTTCCTCGACCGCGTCGCCACCCACGTCCTGGCGTTCGAGGGCGACTCCCAGGTGCGCTGGTTCGAGGGGAACTTCTCCGAGTACGAGGCCTTCCGCCGCAAGGAGCTCGGCGCGGAGGCCGACCAGCCCCACCGGATCAAGTACAAGCCCCTCGTCCGGAGTTGA